In Megalobrama amblycephala isolate DHTTF-2021 linkage group LG10, ASM1881202v1, whole genome shotgun sequence, one DNA window encodes the following:
- the lg10h2orf50 gene encoding uncharacterized protein C2orf50 homolog, whose amino-acid sequence MDRKENMRRATSAGYRLPDRPNGPLASQSSVSVFRHSVSRTRNTGETPAQDDDTRDPVKQDQVWKEFVRAERTGMKEWEKNWSFLMNFDQLGHQRTETPLPSSVSLYSDRVPNTSNQMIGSGLYTELGKEMIRLDNLLILTANHRKAKRNPEMQPC is encoded by the exons ATGGATAGAAAAGAAAACATGCGGCGCGCCACTTCGGCTGGGTACCGTTTACCGGACCGACCCAATGGTCCTCTCGCCTCTCAGTCCTCGGTCTCAGTGTTCAGGCATTCAGTGAGCAGGACACGGAACACCGGTGAGACACCGGCGCAAGACGATGATACCCGAGATCCGGTAAAGCAAGACCAGGTTTGGAAAGAGTTTGTGCGCGCGGAGCGAACCGGTATGAAAGAATG GGAGAAGAACTGGAGTTTCCTGATGAACTTTGACCAGCTG GGTCATCAGCGTACAGAAACTCCTCTCCCCAGCTCTGTGTCTTTATATTCAGATAGAGTCCCAAACACTAGTAACCAAATGATCGGCAGCGGCCTGTACACTGAGCTGGGCAAGGAGATGATTCGCCTGGACAACCTGCTAATCTTGACAGCGAACCACCGCAAGGCCAAAAGGAATCCAGAGATGCAACCCTGCTGA